A genomic segment from Yimella sp. cx-51 encodes:
- a CDS encoding shikimate kinase produces MSGSGAPIAVLIGPPGAGKSTVGRLLADARGVAFVDTDQLVQQRSGRSISDIFVEEGEAAFRTLEVEATREALHGNGVVALGGGAPMQAAIAELLAGHRVVFLDVTIADAAGRIGFDGSRPLLAVNPRATWTRMMKERRPTYESLASVRVDTGGRTPQQVVQELDEQLEQQ; encoded by the coding sequence GTGAGTGGGAGTGGCGCGCCGATCGCGGTGTTGATCGGGCCGCCCGGTGCCGGTAAGTCGACAGTGGGGCGGCTACTGGCCGATGCGCGTGGGGTCGCCTTCGTCGACACCGATCAGCTCGTGCAGCAGCGCTCGGGCCGTTCGATCAGCGACATCTTCGTCGAGGAGGGCGAAGCCGCGTTCCGCACCCTTGAGGTCGAGGCCACCCGAGAAGCGTTGCACGGCAACGGAGTTGTCGCCCTCGGCGGAGGTGCACCGATGCAGGCGGCGATCGCAGAACTCCTTGCCGGCCATCGGGTGGTCTTTCTCGATGTCACCATCGCCGACGCTGCCGGCCGGATCGGTTTCGACGGCTCGCGTCCGTTGCTCGCGGTGAACCCTCGGGCGACGTGGACGCGCATGATGAAGGAGCGTCGACCCACCTACGAATCACTCGCATCCGTCCGCGTCGACACAGGTGGGCGCACGCCGCAGCAGGTTGTGCAGGAGCTGGACGAGCAGTTGGAGCAGCAGTGA